A single Vulcanisaeta distributa DSM 14429 DNA region contains:
- a CDS encoding ABC transporter permease, protein MRPYSQARAKGISSMNLLKMNIPIILILLISIFIFSILIIYPLALLIVLGFPMIPKALSVVSFLQAIEVTVVMSTLSAIIAIIMGTPIAYVMARYDFHLKSVVDAVIDIPIMIPHIIVGIMVVLAFASYYGLGPFLKAHGINFINTLWGATTAVAFLSSTYYIRVVEASIRMINPEMEAVARTLGASPLRVFTSIILPRIWRSMATGAILSWARSVSEAGALFIVAYYVLFGKNLVYPASVYIYESYVGIGLVNAVEFSAALVAVMLIIFIIYRVLVSLGGGNAWYG, encoded by the coding sequence ATGCGTCCATATTCCCAAGCCAGGGCTAAGGGAATTAGTAGCATGAATTTATTAAAAATGAACATACCCATTATTCTAATCCTGTTAATCTCCATATTCATATTCTCAATCCTCATAATTTACCCATTAGCCCTACTCATAGTCCTGGGCTTCCCAATGATACCAAAGGCCCTCTCCGTGGTTAGCTTCCTACAGGCGATTGAGGTGACGGTGGTCATGTCGACGCTATCAGCCATAATAGCGATAATTATGGGGACGCCAATAGCCTATGTAATGGCTAGGTACGACTTCCACCTAAAGAGTGTAGTGGATGCTGTGATTGACATACCAATAATGATACCCCACATAATCGTTGGGATCATGGTCGTGCTAGCCTTCGCCTCCTACTACGGTCTTGGCCCATTCCTAAAGGCTCACGGCATTAACTTCATAAACACTCTTTGGGGTGCCACAACCGCTGTTGCCTTTCTCTCGTCGACGTACTACATTAGGGTTGTTGAGGCGTCGATTAGGATGATAAACCCTGAAATGGAGGCTGTTGCGAGGACCCTAGGGGCTAGTCCATTAAGGGTCTTCACATCGATCATACTTCCCAGGATTTGGAGGTCTATGGCGACGGGCGCCATACTATCGTGGGCTAGGTCAGTCTCCGAGGCTGGTGCTCTATTCATTGTTGCCTACTATGTGCTGTTTGGTAAGAACCTTGTTTACCCAGCCTCGGTATACATCTACGAGAGTTACGTGGGTATTGGCTTAGTAAATGCTGTGGAGTTTTCAGCGGCGCTCGTTGCGGTCATGCTCATAATATTCATCATCTATAGGGTCCTGGTTAGCTTAGGTGGTGGTAATGCCTGGTATGGTTGA
- a CDS encoding UPF0147 family protein, with translation MSSRQTPGLSRDETDERIKQALYYLTRVVQDMGIPRNIRRAASEAVRVLMDPNMSPGLKASTVISILDEALADPNMPLFSRVIFWQVISLLEQIKDSV, from the coding sequence ATGTCAAGCAGGCAAACCCCTGGATTGAGCAGGGATGAAACGGATGAGAGAATAAAACAGGCCCTATACTACTTAACCAGGGTTGTTCAGGACATGGGCATTCCAAGGAACATTAGGAGAGCGGCTAGTGAGGCTGTTAGGGTTTTGATGGACCCAAACATGAGCCCAGGCCTTAAGGCGTCAACAGTCATTAGCATACTCGACGAGGCATTGGCAGACCCAAACATGCCACTTTTTAGTAGGGTTATCTTCTGGCAAGTGATTTCATTATTGGAGCAAATTAAGGACTCTGTATAA
- a CDS encoding ABC transporter ATP-binding protein yields MPGMVELRNVVVRLRYFTLGPINTVFERETYNVILGPTGSGKSTLLKTIAGIYKVSEGNVVIDGIDVSKEPPETRNVSYVPQGYAIFDHMTVYENIEYGLRFKGIPKPERRRLIIEIAKDLGIDYLLNRRAVNLSGGEQQRVALARALVIKPKVLLLDEPLSMLDRETRDRIILMLRELPKKYGITVVHVTHDWDEAYSLADKVYIMNEGKVLEEGDPEQVFNKPRSVFTARFLGFQNIIRGSAKGNLVVLNGEVKLSINGEADGEVYVCIRPEWIKVMVDNGVGLEGHNVLRGIVDEVIRSRIGYQLLVSVGRGLVLTALSATAFKPGDRVLLIIPSENVHVIKSNETVKV; encoded by the coding sequence ATGCCTGGTATGGTTGAGTTAAGGAATGTGGTCGTGCGGCTTAGATACTTCACCCTAGGCCCAATAAACACGGTTTTTGAACGCGAAACATACAACGTGATTCTCGGGCCCACGGGATCGGGTAAGAGTACGTTACTTAAGACGATAGCGGGCATCTATAAGGTTAGTGAGGGCAATGTGGTAATTGATGGCATCGACGTATCCAAGGAACCGCCGGAGACTCGTAATGTATCCTACGTACCTCAGGGTTATGCGATTTTTGACCACATGACTGTTTATGAGAATATTGAGTATGGGCTTAGGTTCAAAGGCATCCCTAAGCCGGAGAGACGTAGACTTATTATAGAGATTGCCAAGGACCTAGGCATTGATTACTTACTTAATAGAAGGGCCGTTAATTTAAGTGGTGGTGAGCAACAGAGGGTTGCGTTGGCTAGGGCCCTCGTTATTAAGCCAAAGGTCTTACTACTGGATGAACCCCTCTCAATGCTTGATAGAGAGACCAGGGATAGGATAATATTGATGCTCAGGGAGTTGCCCAAGAAATATGGTATTACCGTGGTTCACGTGACTCATGATTGGGATGAGGCATACTCATTGGCTGATAAGGTGTATATCATGAATGAAGGCAAGGTACTGGAAGAGGGGGACCCCGAGCAGGTATTTAATAAACCAAGGAGTGTTTTCACAGCTCGGTTCCTGGGCTTCCAGAACATTATAAGAGGTTCTGCTAAGGGTAACCTTGTGGTACTTAATGGTGAAGTCAAATTGAGTATTAATGGTGAGGCTGATGGTGAGGTTTATGTTTGCATTAGGCCTGAGTGGATTAAGGTTATGGTAGATAATGGCGTTGGCTTAGAGGGTCATAATGTTCTTAGGGGTATTGTTGATGAGGTGATTAGGAGTAGGATTGGTTACCAATTATTGGTTTCAGTGGGCAGGGGATTAGTATTAACTGCATTATCCGCCACGGCCTTTAAACCTGGTGATAGGGTCCTACTTATCATACCAAGTGAGAATGTTCATGTTATTAAGAGTAATGAGACTGTTAAAGTATAG
- a CDS encoding NAD(P)-dependent malic enzyme — protein MSEESSKWFKIAIEASRRYGGKIMVLPKVPVRSLQDFSIWYTPGVAAVSKEINANIDKSFEYTWRWNAIAVLTDGSRVLGLGNVGPEAAMPVMEGKSLLFKYLGGVDAVPLPIRVKTQEDIVNVAKAIEPAFGGINLEDIESPKCFYVLDKLREELKIAVWHDDQQGTAGAILAGLINAFKVVGKKLENSTIALIGAGASNIAAARILIKYGVKPGNIILVDSKGILHPEREDMDKLMLTNPWKYELAIKTNAERRKGGIKEALVGVDAVIAASVQGPGVIKKEWIRAMNKDPIIFALANPIPEIWPWEAKEAGAKVVATGRSDFPNQVNNSLVFPGVFRGALDARVRTITDEMVIAAAQEIANFVGDQLSENKILPTMEEWDFYPRVAAAVAVKAAEQGVARRSLTWKDEYNMAKEIIANARLMIETLYGKGLIRDLLSDLV, from the coding sequence ATGAGCGAGGAATCAAGTAAATGGTTTAAGATAGCAATTGAGGCATCAAGGAGGTATGGAGGAAAGATAATGGTATTACCTAAGGTGCCCGTTAGGAGTCTGCAGGATTTCTCAATATGGTATACGCCAGGCGTTGCCGCAGTTTCCAAGGAAATAAATGCCAATATCGATAAGTCCTTTGAGTACACATGGAGGTGGAACGCAATCGCGGTTTTAACTGATGGTAGTAGGGTCCTTGGGCTTGGTAATGTTGGTCCAGAGGCGGCAATGCCAGTCATGGAGGGTAAATCACTCCTCTTTAAGTATCTTGGTGGTGTTGACGCAGTACCACTACCTATTAGGGTAAAGACCCAGGAGGATATCGTCAACGTTGCTAAAGCCATAGAACCAGCCTTTGGCGGCATAAATCTTGAGGATATTGAGTCGCCTAAATGCTTCTATGTACTTGATAAGTTAAGGGAGGAGTTGAAAATAGCCGTTTGGCATGATGATCAACAGGGGACGGCAGGTGCGATATTGGCCGGCCTAATAAATGCCTTTAAGGTTGTCGGTAAGAAACTTGAGAATTCAACAATTGCACTAATAGGTGCTGGTGCGTCTAATATAGCCGCCGCCAGAATATTGATAAAGTACGGCGTTAAGCCAGGCAATATAATACTCGTTGATAGTAAAGGAATACTACACCCTGAGAGGGAGGACATGGACAAGCTAATGCTTACTAATCCGTGGAAATATGAATTAGCGATAAAGACCAATGCGGAGAGGAGAAAGGGTGGCATTAAGGAGGCGCTCGTGGGTGTTGACGCCGTCATTGCAGCATCCGTTCAGGGACCTGGCGTGATTAAGAAGGAATGGATTAGGGCAATGAATAAGGACCCAATAATCTTTGCCCTAGCGAACCCAATACCGGAGATCTGGCCCTGGGAGGCTAAGGAGGCTGGTGCTAAGGTTGTGGCGACGGGTAGGAGTGACTTCCCCAACCAGGTCAATAACTCCCTGGTATTTCCCGGAGTCTTCAGGGGCGCGCTGGATGCTAGGGTTAGGACCATAACTGATGAGATGGTTATTGCCGCAGCCCAGGAGATTGCCAACTTCGTTGGTGATCAATTAAGTGAGAATAAGATATTACCTACAATGGAGGAATGGGACTTTTACCCGAGGGTTGCGGCTGCTGTTGCAGTGAAGGCTGCGGAGCAGGGTGTCGCCAGGAGGTCACTAACCTGGAAGGATGAGTATAACATGGCTAAGGAGATCATTGCAAATGCCAGGTTAATGATTGAGACGCTTTATGGTAAGGGATTAATAAGGGATTTACTTAGTGACTTAGTGTGA
- a CDS encoding substrate-binding domain-containing protein — translation MANTTVWLVVGLIIGLVIGVAIGYAVMPPKVITKTVTVTKYVNVTTPVTTTTTVSTAPFAVGAAGTLKFAFTDILNVMQSMYPGITIAPAMFKGSGEVAHTEATTQQFSVVASADTTTIPSVLFPNYTNYEIAFGITQMVIIVNLNTTAGQEVYQLWKQAQSYPPMSAQYNETWQEIWQIIALNSSTVVGVSNPFTDPSGYQAQCVVKLAGLAFFNNASYLYDAIYGNPSKYMMRNTEIDLLTLMASGQVDFILSAYESNAIPQTQTYHNTVFITLPPFINLGNLSYVNYYHQVSVTWTENGVTKTFACNPVVYTITIPFQAPNKQAAEYFLLLLYSPIGQKILEENGIQPIMPGIVYGNYSAVPNAIKPFVAPLSQYPQYASIFPSQG, via the coding sequence ATGGCGAATACAACCGTTTGGTTAGTCGTTGGCTTAATAATAGGTCTTGTAATTGGCGTGGCAATTGGCTATGCAGTTATGCCGCCTAAGGTAATTACTAAAACAGTTACTGTTACTAAATACGTTAATGTAACCACCCCTGTTACCACCACAACCACGGTATCAACAGCTCCCTTCGCCGTTGGCGCCGCTGGCACTCTGAAGTTCGCATTTACGGACATCCTCAATGTCATGCAGAGCATGTATCCAGGCATAACAATAGCCCCCGCCATGTTTAAGGGTAGTGGTGAGGTTGCCCATACGGAGGCAACCACTCAACAATTCAGTGTTGTGGCCTCTGCAGACACCACAACAATACCCTCCGTATTATTCCCTAACTACACTAATTATGAAATTGCCTTTGGAATTACGCAGATGGTCATAATAGTCAATCTAAATACCACGGCTGGGCAGGAGGTCTATCAACTATGGAAGCAAGCCCAGTCATACCCACCAATGTCTGCGCAGTACAATGAGACTTGGCAAGAGATTTGGCAGATAATAGCCCTTAACTCAAGCACAGTTGTTGGTGTCTCAAATCCATTCACAGACCCCTCAGGTTACCAGGCTCAGTGTGTCGTTAAGTTGGCGGGCTTGGCGTTCTTCAACAATGCCTCTTACCTATACGATGCGATTTATGGGAACCCAAGTAAGTACATGATGAGGAATACGGAGATAGACCTACTAACGCTAATGGCCTCTGGGCAGGTGGACTTCATACTATCGGCCTACGAGAGCAATGCAATACCACAGACCCAGACGTACCATAATACCGTATTCATAACGCTACCGCCATTCATAAACCTCGGTAACCTAAGCTATGTTAATTACTATCACCAGGTTAGTGTCACCTGGACTGAGAATGGCGTCACGAAGACCTTTGCGTGTAACCCCGTTGTTTACACAATAACGATACCGTTCCAGGCACCGAATAAGCAGGCTGCAGAGTACTTCCTACTACTGCTCTATAGCCCGATTGGTCAAAAGATACTTGAGGAGAATGGTATTCAACCAATAATGCCTGGCATTGTTTACGGTAATTACAGCGCTGTGCCTAATGCAATTAAACCCTTTGTTGCACCATTAAGCCAGTATCCACAGTATGCGTCCATATTCCCAAGCCAGGGCTAA
- a CDS encoding APC family permease, whose product MDKEYQVFIRESTGLVKEAGFWDAVSINIANMSIGAALGTVGFTLAALPTVAGANLVYASLIAALFALPQVIVYSTLIKYIPRVGGDYVWLGRALGPKLAWLTNGLVLGFIIESLAYYALIAFAAVFQLESVLPVLGIDASLTTLQEIGIGVAFFAVIVLANILGTKYGIKLMTALTTVSLLGLIIVIIMLLTTPKSQVISAVSSLLPSGYTYAKVAGSYSGPSFSMNTILMLLPFFAIYVYPWLNAGPAIASEIKGKSALRWNIPSAFILTLALLTIGFEAMYYSLGFSFVTAALSNPDLNGVINFWTIAMAVSHSVVLSWFIGISSITWYLAILAYGAIVVVRYWFALAFDRVWPSAFAYISPRFGTPIYAHLFDLAVTASLIAAAGFLYSTFTALYGAVVEAIIYYMVVGIAAVILAAIRYSSFNISNKSRVVLIVFGTLMAGVMAYLTYEFLAYPQIWGGNWLAYGVELGAVVLGITVYLISRYINIRRFGIDISVAYAEIPPE is encoded by the coding sequence ATGGATAAGGAATACCAAGTCTTCATCAGGGAGTCCACGGGTTTGGTTAAGGAGGCTGGTTTTTGGGATGCTGTGTCGATAAACATCGCCAACATGTCAATAGGCGCGGCCCTTGGCACAGTGGGCTTCACATTGGCTGCCCTACCAACAGTGGCTGGTGCAAATCTGGTATATGCTTCGCTCATAGCTGCTCTCTTTGCATTGCCACAAGTGATTGTTTATTCAACATTGATTAAGTACATACCGAGGGTCGGTGGTGATTACGTATGGCTAGGAAGAGCCCTAGGACCAAAACTAGCCTGGCTAACCAACGGATTAGTACTTGGCTTCATAATAGAGAGCCTGGCATACTATGCATTAATAGCCTTCGCAGCCGTTTTTCAATTAGAGTCAGTATTACCGGTATTAGGCATTGATGCTTCACTAACAACTCTTCAGGAGATTGGTATAGGCGTTGCCTTCTTTGCCGTGATAGTTCTGGCCAATATACTAGGTACTAAGTATGGTATTAAACTAATGACAGCATTAACCACGGTATCCCTGCTCGGTTTAATAATCGTCATCATAATGCTCCTAACAACGCCGAAGTCTCAAGTCATTAGTGCAGTATCCTCATTATTGCCGTCTGGTTACACGTATGCGAAGGTTGCCGGCAGCTATTCGGGACCCTCGTTCTCAATGAATACAATACTAATGCTATTGCCCTTCTTCGCAATTTACGTTTACCCATGGTTGAATGCCGGACCTGCGATTGCCTCAGAAATTAAGGGTAAGAGTGCATTGCGTTGGAATATACCAAGCGCCTTCATACTAACCCTAGCCCTACTAACTATAGGGTTCGAGGCTATGTATTATTCGTTGGGCTTTAGCTTTGTTACTGCGGCGTTGTCTAATCCTGACCTTAATGGTGTTATTAACTTCTGGACAATAGCAATGGCGGTTTCACATAGTGTGGTTTTAAGTTGGTTTATAGGAATTTCATCAATCACTTGGTATCTAGCTATCTTAGCCTATGGTGCTATCGTCGTTGTTAGGTACTGGTTCGCGCTGGCCTTCGACAGGGTTTGGCCGAGCGCCTTCGCCTACATAAGCCCGAGGTTCGGAACACCAATATACGCACACCTATTCGACTTAGCAGTAACGGCATCCTTAATCGCCGCAGCTGGGTTCCTCTATAGCACATTCACTGCGCTGTATGGTGCTGTTGTTGAGGCGATAATATATTACATGGTAGTCGGTATTGCTGCAGTAATACTTGCGGCGATTAGGTACTCGTCATTTAACATAAGTAATAAGTCTAGGGTTGTCTTGATAGTATTCGGCACATTAATGGCTGGCGTAATGGCATATTTGACCTATGAGTTCCTAGCTTACCCACAGATTTGGGGCGGTAACTGGCTCGCCTACGGTGTTGAGCTTGGAGCCGTGGTATTGGGAATCACCGTGTATTTAATATCGCGTTATATCAATATTAGGAGGTTTGGTATTGACATATCCGTGGCTTATGCCGAAATACCACCTGAGTGA
- a CDS encoding Lrp/AsnC family transcriptional regulator, whose translation MSITEEIDQTDIEILKMLQDDCRITLDEMANKLKISKSTVYYRIKKLERLGIILGCHAKLSPEKMGKDYVAVILVKAKYGPGYHDKVGQKLAGINGVTAVYYIFGEWDFVLQVRASGKDEILRILEQIMNMEEVERTSTLIVAKVIKEDPRLPI comes from the coding sequence ATGTCAATAACCGAGGAGATAGACCAGACTGATATTGAGATTTTAAAGATGTTGCAGGATGATTGCAGGATAACACTTGACGAAATGGCTAATAAGTTAAAGATTTCGAAATCAACGGTTTACTATAGGATCAAGAAGCTCGAGAGACTGGGCATAATACTTGGCTGTCATGCTAAGTTAAGCCCTGAGAAGATGGGTAAGGACTACGTCGCGGTAATACTCGTTAAGGCTAAGTACGGCCCTGGTTATCACGATAAGGTTGGTCAGAAGTTGGCGGGTATTAATGGTGTGACGGCTGTTTACTACATATTTGGTGAGTGGGACTTTGTGCTTCAGGTTAGGGCTAGTGGTAAGGACGAGATTCTCAGGATTCTTGAGCAGATAATGAATATGGAGGAGGTTGAGAGGACGTCAACGCTTATAGTGGCTAAGGTGATTAAGGAAGATCCAAGACTACCCATTTGA
- the cyaB gene encoding class IV adenylate cyclase translates to MFEVEVKYRIPSHDVIKDKLKSLNARFLEHTEETDIYFNSPIRDFAKTDEALRVRVYGDGTVVLTYKGPRIGSVGKTREELSVTVNDLDNLLEILRRLEFKEVARVVKRRDIYNYENFTIYIDTVEGLGSFVEVETMVNDKELINKATEEVLQLGDRLGLKRDWIERKTYLELVLEKQSANKP, encoded by the coding sequence GTGTTTGAAGTTGAGGTTAAGTACAGGATCCCGAGCCATGATGTAATTAAAGATAAGCTGAAATCACTGAATGCGAGGTTTCTTGAACATACTGAGGAAACTGACATATACTTTAATAGCCCAATTAGAGACTTTGCGAAAACTGACGAGGCGCTTAGGGTTAGGGTATATGGTGATGGCACCGTGGTGCTAACGTACAAGGGTCCACGTATTGGCAGTGTTGGTAAGACTCGTGAGGAATTGAGCGTTACTGTTAATGATCTTGACAATCTCCTTGAGATTCTTAGGAGACTCGAGTTTAAGGAGGTGGCTAGGGTTGTGAAGAGGAGGGATATTTATAATTATGAGAACTTCACGATTTACATAGACACGGTTGAGGGTCTAGGTAGTTTTGTTGAGGTGGAGACCATGGTTAATGATAAAGAGTTAATAAATAAAGCCACAGAAGAGGTGCTCCAACTCGGGGATAGGTTGGGTCTTAAGAGGGATTGGATCGAGAGAAAGACGTACTTAGAGTTAGTGCTTGAGAAACAGAGTGCGAATAAACCTTAA